The following nucleotide sequence is from Candidatus Methylomirabilis sp..
CGGCGGCCCGGACGTCCCCGGGTGGGATCTTCGAGTCAGGGAGGAGGAGATGACAACGGGGGCGGTGCGTCGGGAGCAGGAATTGATCAACACGCCCCTGATCCGGGCCTGGCTGGCCTGGGGGTTTGTCTGGGTCCTATTCTTTCCCGTGATCGGGGTGCTGCTCTCCACGAAGTTCAACTACCCGGACTTTCTCGGGAACGTTCCCTGGTTGACCTTCGGGCGGCTCAGGCCCATCCACGTCAACGGGGTGATCTTCGGGGCCTTCAGCACCCTGTTCATCGGGCTGTGCTACTACATCGTGCCCAGACTCTGCGGCATCCGCGTCCATAAGGAGGAATGGGGGTTTCCCATCCTCTCCCTCTGGACCGCCGGCCTGGTGGTGGGGGTGGTGGGGTTGGCCCTCGGCTACAACCACGGCCTCGAGGCGGGGGAGTTCAATCCCGTGTCGAAGCTCCTCCTGCTGCTGGCCATGCTCGGCGTCACCTACCAGTTCTTCGTCACCGTGGCCCGCCGCAAGGAGCCCCACCTGTACGTGAGCCTGTGGTACCTGGTGGCGGCCTTCATCTGGACCGATATCAACCTCCTCCTGGGCGCCTACCTCGTCCCGTACTTCTTTCCCGGGATCAACAACGCCGCCCTCCACGGCCTCTATATCCATTACGTGGTGGGCCTGTGGATCACCCCGGCCGGCTACGTCCTGATCTACTACTTCCTCCCGGCCAGCGTGAAGAATCCCATTTACAGCCACAAGCTCTCGTTGATCGGATTCTGGTCGCTGGCCTTCTTCTATCCCTTCGTGGGCATCCACCACTACCTGTACAGCCCCATCGCCGAGTGGGCCCAGACCATCTCCATCGTCTCGAGCATGCTGCTCATCATCCCGGTCTGGACGGTCCTGCAGAACTTCTTCGGGACGATGATCGGGAAGTGGCACGAGCTCGGCAGAAACCTCCCGGCCAAGTTCCTCATCACGGGCTCGCTCATGTACCTGGTCGGCTGCTTCCAGGGCTCCACCGAGGCCCTCCGGCTCGTCCAGCAGCCCACCCACTTCACCGACTTCGTCATTTCCCATTCCCACCTCACGGTCTTCGGTACGTTCGTCATCTGGGCCCTGGGCGGCGCCGCCTACGTCTGGCCGCGGATCGCCGGGCAGCCCCTGTGGAGCTTCCGCCTGGGCAACTGGGGTTTCTGGCTCATCACCCTGGGGATCTCCGTGATGGGCCTCGTCCTGACCGCCCAGGGGCTCCAGCAGGGATACATGCTCATGGCGCAGACGGAGTGGGTGTACTCGCTGATCTCCATGCAGCCCTATTGGTACGTCCGCACCTTCTCGGGCATCTCCATGGACATCGGGATCGCCCTCCTGATCATCACCCTCATGCGGTCATCCCGCCGGGGGACGGCGTAAGGGGGAGGGGCCGTGCAGAAGGCACGGACGGTCGCGATCATCGCCGGATTCGGCTTCATCACCCTCGCCCTCTTCATCCAGGGCTTCCTGCCGGCGCTCATCCCGCAGACCCAGCAGAAGGCCGTCACGCGGGTCGTGCGAACGGCGGTGGGGGACCTCAAGTGGATCCGCTACGACACCAGCGACTACACGGAGCTGGAACGGCTCGGCCGCCAGGTGTACATCCGGGAAGGCTGCTGGTACTGCCATTCGCAGTACGTCCGCTCCGTCACCGGGGAGACCCGGCGGTGGGGTCCCGTGTCCCAGGCGGGAGAGTACGCCTTCGACCTGCCCCACCTCTTCAGCACGCGGCGCATCGGACCCGACCTGACCCGGGTCGGCATGAAGTACGCAGACGGCTGGCATTACGCGCACCACTGGGACCCGCAGACGGTGGTGCCGGACACCATCATGCCGAAGTTCCGCTGGCTCTTCCACGTGGTGGAGGCGAAGGTGGTGAAGGGCGCGGACGGGAAGCCGGCCTTTGAGGACTCGCCGGCCCTCCAGGCCCTCTTCAAGCCCAAAGGGGACAGGACGGTCGCCGTGGTCCCGAACCTGGAGGGTCTGGGCTTCGCCGAGGACACCGAAGCCAAGCCGGTTCTGTATCCCAGCCGCGCCCAGGGGGAGTTCAAACGCGAGACGGTGACCATCGTCGCCCCGACCCGGGAGATGAAGGGGCTCGTGGCCTATGTCCAGAAGCTGGGGATGAGCCGCGGGGCGTGGCGGGATGTCTTTGAGCCCCAGGTCGTGACGACAGACATCATGAGGATCACCGGCACCGAGGAGTGGGTGGCCCGGGGCAAGGAGGTCTACGCGCAGCGGTGCATCGGGTGTCATGGGGTGAAGGGGGATGGCGAAGGCCCGGCGGCGACCTTTTTCGACCACCGCCCGCGGAACTTCATCACGGGGACGTTCAAGTTCCGCACGACCCCGACCGGCTCGCTACCGACCGACGGGGACCTGTTCAGGACGGTCACGCGCGGGATCCGCGGGACAGCCATGCCGAGCTGGCACGAGCTGCCCATCAACGATCGCCTGGCGGCCATCGCCTACATCAAGACCTTTTCCCCGTACTTCGCGGAGGAGAAGCCGGACCCCGTCCTCATTAAGGACCCCCCGGCCTCCAGCCCCGCGCTGGTGGCCAGGGGGAAGGAGATCTTCCAGCAGGCGAAGTGCTGGGAGTGTCACGGGAACACCGGGAAGGGGGATGGCCCCTCGGCGCCCGGCCTCAAGGATGATTGGGGCTTCCCCATCCGCCCGGCCGACCTCACGCGGGGGCAGTTCAAGGCTGGCCCCGGAGTCGAGGATATCTTCCGGACCATGTCGCTGGGCCTGAGCGGCACGCCCATGCCGTCTTTCTCCCAGGCCTTCAGCGAAGAGGACCGCTGGGCCCTGTCCTACTTCGTCCTGTCCCTGTCGGCCTTTACCGACCCGTTGACCGGCCAGCCGTTGACGCTTTCGGCGGAGGCCAAGGCGGCCCTGAATTCTCCCGCGCTCAAGGCGGACAGCAGTCGCCTGGCCTTTGACCCCGAGTCCCTGCGGGTCGGCGTGGCCATGCGGGATGCCGGCACACTTCGGCGCCAGAGAGAGAAGATGGGGATCGAGTAAGGAGGGGCACGATGGAGCTCCTGACCTTTTACGAGTTCCTGGTGGCCATGTTCATGGGCCTGGGCGCGTTCTGCTTCTTCCTGTGGGCTATGATCACGGGGCAGATGCGCGACGTGGAGGCGCCGAAGCACCAGGTCCTCCGGATAGAGGAGACGCCGGATGAATCCTGACATGAAGGGAGGGAAGTCCCTGGAGGGGAAGTACGGGGCCGTCGAGGAATACGCCGACGGGGAGATCCAGGAGTTTCACGGCATCGTCAACAGGTGGCTCCTCGTGGTATACCTCATCCTCTTCGTGTGGGCCCTCTACTACCTGTGGCTGTACTGGGGCGGCCCGGGTGCTGGACTCATCTACTAGGGAGCCGGGGGGATGGCAGAGCGGCTGTTGATCGCGTTGTCGGGCATTGCCCTGGCCGTCCTGGCGATGGATATCGTCTTCAACCTGTACCAAGCGATGCTCCGCTGAGGGATCGGGGGGGACCATGAGCCTGATCGAGGTCATTGCCTTTGGCGGATTTCTCGTCGGGACGGTCACCTTCTTCGTGTGGGTGGCCGTGCTGGCCTTCAGGAAGTAGGAGACGGGAACCCGCGAGGGGGAGGTGAGAATGCCCATTTACGAATACCATTGCCCGAATTGCAGACGCAGGGTGAGCCTGTTCACCAGACGGGTGAGCCCGCCAGGACGCCCGCGTTGCCCGCGCTGTTCCGGGACCGGTCTCGATCGGGTATTCTCCCGGTTTGCCGTGCTACAGCCTGAAGAGAAGCACATGGAGCGGCGCTCAGACTTGCGCAGCCACGGTGACGTGAATTTCAAGGATGCTTCGAGCGTGGAAGGCTGGGTGAAGCGCATCGGCAAATCTATTGGGGATGACG
It contains:
- a CDS encoding cbb3-type cytochrome c oxidase subunit I gives rise to the protein MTTGAVRREQELINTPLIRAWLAWGFVWVLFFPVIGVLLSTKFNYPDFLGNVPWLTFGRLRPIHVNGVIFGAFSTLFIGLCYYIVPRLCGIRVHKEEWGFPILSLWTAGLVVGVVGLALGYNHGLEAGEFNPVSKLLLLLAMLGVTYQFFVTVARRKEPHLYVSLWYLVAAFIWTDINLLLGAYLVPYFFPGINNAALHGLYIHYVVGLWITPAGYVLIYYFLPASVKNPIYSHKLSLIGFWSLAFFYPFVGIHHYLYSPIAEWAQTISIVSSMLLIIPVWTVLQNFFGTMIGKWHELGRNLPAKFLITGSLMYLVGCFQGSTEALRLVQQPTHFTDFVISHSHLTVFGTFVIWALGGAAYVWPRIAGQPLWSFRLGNWGFWLITLGISVMGLVLTAQGLQQGYMLMAQTEWVYSLISMQPYWYVRTFSGISMDIGIALLIITLMRSSRRGTA
- a CDS encoding cbb3-type cytochrome c oxidase subunit II, coding for MQKARTVAIIAGFGFITLALFIQGFLPALIPQTQQKAVTRVVRTAVGDLKWIRYDTSDYTELERLGRQVYIREGCWYCHSQYVRSVTGETRRWGPVSQAGEYAFDLPHLFSTRRIGPDLTRVGMKYADGWHYAHHWDPQTVVPDTIMPKFRWLFHVVEAKVVKGADGKPAFEDSPALQALFKPKGDRTVAVVPNLEGLGFAEDTEAKPVLYPSRAQGEFKRETVTIVAPTREMKGLVAYVQKLGMSRGAWRDVFEPQVVTTDIMRITGTEEWVARGKEVYAQRCIGCHGVKGDGEGPAATFFDHRPRNFITGTFKFRTTPTGSLPTDGDLFRTVTRGIRGTAMPSWHELPINDRLAAIAYIKTFSPYFAEEKPDPVLIKDPPASSPALVARGKEIFQQAKCWECHGNTGKGDGPSAPGLKDDWGFPIRPADLTRGQFKAGPGVEDIFRTMSLGLSGTPMPSFSQAFSEEDRWALSYFVLSLSAFTDPLTGQPLTLSAEAKAALNSPALKADSSRLAFDPESLRVGVAMRDAGTLRRQREKMGIE
- the ccoS gene encoding cbb3-type cytochrome oxidase assembly protein CcoS — protein: MELLTFYEFLVAMFMGLGAFCFFLWAMITGQMRDVEAPKHQVLRIEETPDES